The DNA region GCTGGGCGACGGCGGTGACGTCCCGGACCGTCACCAGGTCCTCGATCTCCAGCGCGGAGAGCGTGCCGGCCACCTCGTCCAGGCGCAGCTTGTACCGCTCCAGGGTGGCCAGCGCCTGGTTGGCGCGGGAGAGGACGGTGGTCGAGTCCTCCAGCACCCGGCGGGTGCCGTTGACGTACATGGCGATCAGCCGCATCGAGTGCGAGACCGCGACCACCGGGAACCCGGTCTGCCGGTTGACCCGCTCCGCGGTGCGGTGCCTGGTCCCGGTCTCGTCGGTCGGGATGGTGGAGTCCGGCATCAGGTGCACGCCGGCCCGGACGATCTTGGTGATGTCCTTGTCCAACACCACCGCGCCGTCGAGCTTGCACAGCTCGCGCAGCCGGGTCGCGGTGAACTCGACGTCCAGCACGAAGCCGCCGGTACAGATCGGCTCGACGGTCTTGTCGAAGCCGAGCACGATCAGGCCGCCGGTGTTGGCCCGCAGCACCCGTTCCAGGCCGTCGCGCAGCGCGGTGCCGGGGGCGATGGCGGTGAGGGAGGCCCGCAGCAGGGCCTCCTCGCGGGAGGACTTGTCCGCCCGGTCGCTGGCTGCCACGTGACTCCTCCGGTCGCCCCGTACCGCGCGCCTCGCGCGGTGCGCCGGCCCTGCGGTCTGTTGCTCTGTCGCTTGGTACTGCCTTGTCACCTATGAGACAGGGGAAAGTCTAACTGCGTGCGGCAACGACAGGGCTTGGGTCAGCGCAGTTCGTCGGAGTCGAGCGGTTCCCACCCCTCCATGACCTCCTCCGGGTAGGCCTCCACCCGGGCCGCACGGGGGGCCGGCGGCGCCGACGGTGCCTCACTCTTCGGCTTGGCGGCGGCCCGGCGGCGGCCCGGGATCGCCCGCATCGCCTCGCCGATGTCCGCCACCTCGACGACCTTCATCCCCGGCGGGACCTTGCCCGGGTCCGGCGGGACCAGCGCGTGGGTGAAGCCCAGGCGGTGGGCCTCGGCCAGCCGCCGCTGCACGCCCGTCACCCGCCGGACCTCGCCGGCCAGGCCGACCTCGCCGATCGCCACCAGGTTGCTGGGCAGCGGGATGTCGGAGGAGGAGCTGGCCACCGCGAGGGCGATCGCGAGGTCCGCCGAGGGCTCGGAGAGCTTCACCCCGCCCACGGTGGCGGTGTAGATGTCCTGCTTGCCGAGCTTGACCCCGCCGTGCCGCTCCACCACGGCCAGGATCATCGCGATCCGGGGCGACTCCAGCCCGGAGGTCGTCCGGCGCGGCGACGGGATCTGCGAGTCCACCATCAGCGCCTGCACCTCGGCGACCAGCGGGCGCTTGCCCTCCAGGGTGACGGTCAGGCACGTGCCCGGGACGGGCTTGTCACGCCTGGTCAGGAAGAGGCCGGACGGGTCGGCCAGGCCCTCGATCCCCTCGTCGTGCAGCTCGAAGCAGCCCACCTCGTCGGTGGCGCCGTACCGGTTCTTGATCCCGCGGATGATCCGGAGGCGGGCGTGCCGGTCCCCCTCGAAGCTCAGCACCACGTCCACCAGGTGCTCCAGCAGGCGGGGGCCGGCGATCTGGCCGTCCTTGGTGACGTGGCCGACCAGCAGGGTGGCCATCCCGCGGTCCTTGGAGGCCCGGATCAGCGCGCCGGCCACCTCGCGGACCTGCGCCGGACCGCCCGGCGCACCGTCCAGCTCGGCGGAGGCGATGGTCTGCACCGAGTCCAGGATCAGCAGGCCGGGGCCGACCGCCTCGATGTGTCCGAGGACGGCGCCGAGGTCGGACTCGGCGGCCAGGTAGAGGTGCTCGGAGAGCGCGTTGATCCGGTCGGCGCGGAGCCGGACCTGGCCGGCCGACTCCTCCCCGGTGACGTAGAGCGTGCGGTGCTGCGCGGAGGCCGCCTTGGCGGCGACGTCCAGCAGCAGGGTGGACTTGCCGACACCGGGCTCGCCGGCCAGCAGCACCACGGCGCCGGGGACCAGGCCGCCGCCGAGCACCCGGTCGAGCTCGGACACGCCGGTGGAGCGGGCCGTGGCCACCTGGCCGTCCACCTGGCCGATCGGGCGGGCGGGCGCGCTGACCGGCCCGGCGGCCGTCGTCCGGATCGGCACCGCGCCGTACTCCTCGACCGTGCCCCAGGCGTTGCACTCCGGGCAGCGGCCCACCCACTTGGGCAGCTGGTTGCCGCACTCGGTGCAGCGGTACGCCGGGCGCGGCTTGGCGGTGGTCTTGGTACGGGCAGCCATGCGGTCACCGTAGCGCCTGGGTACGACAGCGCGGGGGCCGTGCGGTGCGGTGGGGCGGTGCGGTGGGGTGGGGTGATGGTGCGGTGCGGTGGGGCGGTCTGACGGACGGGGCGGTGGACGCGCGGCGGGCGGCGGTGGTCGCGGGTGCCCGGCGGGGCCGGGGCCGGGCCGGTCCGGGCGGGACCACCGGTCCACGAATGGGCGATGTTGTTACCCGAAAGAAGTACAACCGGGCGGAAAGGCCCGGGAGGGGCGGGCGGCCTCTCTACCGTCGGACGGGTGACAACGAGTACGGAACGGCCGCGGGACACCGTCCTCGCGGCGTACGACCGGCAGGTGGACGGCCTCTTCACCTACTGCCTCTCGGTGCTGTGCGAGCACGAGGCGGCCGGGGCCGCCCTGCGCGAGGTGCGTGAACTGGCGGTCCGGCACGGCGCCCGGCTCGCCGAGCCCGGCCTGGTGCGGGCCTGGCTGTACTCGCTGGCGCGCTACTGCTGCCTGCGGCGGCTGGCGGACGGGCCCGGAGTCCCCGGGCCGGGCGGTGAGCCGGGTCCCCGGGATCCGGCGGGCCGGGATTCGGCGGCCCGGGGGGACACGGCCGGACGGCGCCGCCGCGAGCTGGCCTCGCTGGCCTGGCCCGAGGCGGCCGGCACCGACCCCGAACAGCGCGAGGCCCTGGAGCTGTCGGTGCGCCACCGGCTGAGTCCCATCGAGGTCGCTGCCGTGCTGGGCCTGCCGTTCGAGACCGTCCGGACGCTGCTGGTCTCCGCCCGGGCCGAGGTCGACCGCACCAGGGCGGCCCTGCTGGTGCTCGGCGTCGGCAGCTGTCCCGAACTGGACCGGCTCGGCGGGGCCGGGGCGGAGAGCTGGCGGGACTGGGTGCTCGGCCCGGCACTGCGGCGCGAGCTGGTGCAGCACGTGGTGGACTGCCCGACCTGCCGGGGGACGGCGGAGCGGGTGGCGGTCGAGGCACCGGAGGGCGCCGCCGGGCTGTCGGGGCTCCCGGTGCTCACCGCACCCCCGGCGGCGGACATCCCGTCCGGGCCCGCGGCCTTCCTGCCGCGGGCGGTGCGGGGGACGGCCGGGCGGGGGACGGCGGTGCGGGGGACGGCCGGGCGGCGGGCGGGCGGTCCGGCGCCGGTGACCGAGCCGGCGCTCCGGTTCGACCAGGGCGGGTTCCCGCGCCACCGCGCGCCGGACACCGGCCGGGGCCCGACGGTGCGCCGGCGGGTGGTGACCACCGGGGTGCTGGCCGCCGTCCTGGCCGCTCCGGTGGTCGCGCTCTGGGCCGGGCACCGCGGCGGCGACGGAGCCGGGGCGGCGGCGGTCTCCTCGGTCCGGGTCGAGGAGGACGGGCGGGCGGACCCGCGCCGTCCGGCCGGCCCGCCGGGACGGCCCGGGCAGGCGGACGGAGCGGCGGGCGGGCCGGGAACGGCCGGGGTGCCGGCCGTTCCGGCGGTGGCCGGGATGGAGCTGGCGGGGGCCGGGCCCTTGAGTGCAGAAACGTTGCTGCCTGGGATCCAGGGCCCACTGATTCCGGTACCGGGGCACGGCGCGACCCCGCTCGGCAGCCCGACGCTGGTCGCCGCACCGGCACCCGCCACCGGCCCGGCCACGGCCGCCGGGCCTGCGCCGGACCGGTCCGGCTCCGCGGCACCGGCACCGGCACCGGCACCGGTCGGCCTGCTCACGGTCGACGCGGGCGAGTACGGCAACCGGACGGTGCTCACCCTGACCAACTCCGGCGGCACCGAGATCCGGTGGCACGCCGATGTCGACGCCGCCTGGCTCCGGCTCAGCCGCGACGCCGGGACGCTCGCACCGGGCCAGCGGATCACCGTGATCGTCACCGTCGACGAGAGCCTCGCCCCGGGCACCCGCTGGACCGCCCGGATCGCGCTGCCGCCCTCGCAGGCCGTCGTCACCCTGGAGGGCGGGCCGCAGCACCGCGGCGGCGTCACCCCGGCCCCGGCCGAGCCGGGCGGCGCCGACCCGACCACCGGACCGGGCCCTGAACCGGGACCCACCGGCGGGCACTCGCCCTCCGGCACGCCGGCCGCCACACCCTCCGGTACGCCGTCGAACGGGCCGGGGAGCCCGACGCCCGCGACGACCGGCCCGGCCACCACCGCACCGTCGGCCACCCCGACCGGAACCACCGGGGCGACGCCGACGGCCACGGAGTCCCCCTCCGCCCCCGCCTCCCCCTCCCCCTCCTCAACCTCCGCTCCGCCCGGCCCGGCGACCCCCGCCGACGCGCCGTCCGGGAGCCCCTCCCCGCGCTGAGCCCGCGGGGCGCGGCGACGCGCGGCGGCACGGGGTGGCGGGTGCTTCCCGGGAGGCGGTGAGGCCCGTCAGGCGGTGAGGCCCGCGACCGCGTCGCCGACGTACTTGGCCCCGAGGACGATCAGGACCACCATCATGATCGCCGCGTTGTGCGCGGCCATCCACGCCTTCCACTCCCCCAGGACCCGGGCCGCCCGGTCCCCGCCGAACAGGTACACCCCCAACGGGACCAGCGTGCAGAGCGAGCCGATCAGCACCATCAGCACGGCGGCGACCGCCTTGCCGGCACCCGAGGCGTCGGCGGTCGCGATCGAGACGGCGCCGCCGACGGCCAGCACCAGGTTCTTCGGGTTCGCCGCCACCAGCGCCGCACCGAGACCGGCCGCCTTCCCCGGGGTGAACCGGTCCACCGCCTCCATCCACACCGGCGGCCCGTGCACGTGGCCCTCGCGCGGACGGGCCCGCCACTGCCTGAGCCCCAGAAGCAGGAACAGCACGCCCAGCGCCAGCTTGAGCCACCAGGCCCAGGACGGCTCGGCCGAGCCGGCGGAGAGCCCCGACCCGGCCGACACCACCACCGCGACCACCGCCGACAGCGCCATCACCCAGCCGGCGGCGAACGCCGTCCCGTTGCGCCGCCCCCTGGGCGTGGCCAGCATCAGCACCACGGCGACCAGCGGCATCGGGCTGATCGCGATGCCCACGGCCGAGGCCAGCATCGAACCGACCGCGTCACCCATCCCCGACTCCCTCCGTGCCCGGTACCGGGCGGCTACCGACGGCGGATCGGCGGCAGCCGGTAGGTGCCGTCCAGCGCGGCCGGCCGGGGCTGGTAGAGGCGGATCATCGGCCGGAACCCGCCCGCGGGCGTGGGCAGCCAGTTCGCCGCCTCGTCCGGGTCGGCGGGCCGGTCGTGCCGGAGGTGGAGGGTCAGCGAGCCGTCCGGGCCGTACACCAGGCCGGGGGTGCGGTCGCCGACCGAGTAGCGGTCGGCCGGGTTGGCGACCAGGTGGTACTCGGGCAGGCCGTACATGGTGACGGACCAGAAGGCGTCGGCGGGCGGCGGCCCGTCGAACCGCAGCGTGTAGTGGTGGGCGCCGGTGAGCGGGCGGCCGTCGGCGTCGTCG from Kitasatospora sp. NBC_00458 includes:
- the disA gene encoding DNA integrity scanning diadenylate cyclase DisA; translation: MAASDRADKSSREEALLRASLTAIAPGTALRDGLERVLRANTGGLIVLGFDKTVEPICTGGFVLDVEFTATRLRELCKLDGAVVLDKDITKIVRAGVHLMPDSTIPTDETGTRHRTAERVNRQTGFPVVAVSHSMRLIAMYVNGTRRVLEDSTTVLSRANQALATLERYKLRLDEVAGTLSALEIEDLVTVRDVTAVAQRLEMVRLIATEIAGYVLELGIDGRLLSLQLDELIAGVEPERELVARDYFPERAAKKGRTVTEVLADLEALTHAELLDLQTVAKALGYSGTPESLDSAVSPRGYRLLAKIPRLPNTVIERLVEHFGGLQKLLAASIDDLQTVEGVGETRARSVREGLSRLAESSILERYV
- the radA gene encoding DNA repair protein RadA; translated protein: MAARTKTTAKPRPAYRCTECGNQLPKWVGRCPECNAWGTVEEYGAVPIRTTAAGPVSAPARPIGQVDGQVATARSTGVSELDRVLGGGLVPGAVVLLAGEPGVGKSTLLLDVAAKAASAQHRTLYVTGEESAGQVRLRADRINALSEHLYLAAESDLGAVLGHIEAVGPGLLILDSVQTIASAELDGAPGGPAQVREVAGALIRASKDRGMATLLVGHVTKDGQIAGPRLLEHLVDVVLSFEGDRHARLRIIRGIKNRYGATDEVGCFELHDEGIEGLADPSGLFLTRRDKPVPGTCLTVTLEGKRPLVAEVQALMVDSQIPSPRRTTSGLESPRIAMILAVVERHGGVKLGKQDIYTATVGGVKLSEPSADLAIALAVASSSSDIPLPSNLVAIGEVGLAGEVRRVTGVQRRLAEAHRLGFTHALVPPDPGKVPPGMKVVEVADIGEAMRAIPGRRRAAAKPKSEAPSAPPAPRAARVEAYPEEVMEGWEPLDSDELR
- a CDS encoding BACON domain-containing protein encodes the protein MTTSTERPRDTVLAAYDRQVDGLFTYCLSVLCEHEAAGAALREVRELAVRHGARLAEPGLVRAWLYSLARYCCLRRLADGPGVPGPGGEPGPRDPAGRDSAARGDTAGRRRRELASLAWPEAAGTDPEQREALELSVRHRLSPIEVAAVLGLPFETVRTLLVSARAEVDRTRAALLVLGVGSCPELDRLGGAGAESWRDWVLGPALRRELVQHVVDCPTCRGTAERVAVEAPEGAAGLSGLPVLTAPPAADIPSGPAAFLPRAVRGTAGRGTAVRGTAGRRAGGPAPVTEPALRFDQGGFPRHRAPDTGRGPTVRRRVVTTGVLAAVLAAPVVALWAGHRGGDGAGAAAVSSVRVEEDGRADPRRPAGPPGRPGQADGAAGGPGTAGVPAVPAVAGMELAGAGPLSAETLLPGIQGPLIPVPGHGATPLGSPTLVAAPAPATGPATAAGPAPDRSGSAAPAPAPAPVGLLTVDAGEYGNRTVLTLTNSGGTEIRWHADVDAAWLRLSRDAGTLAPGQRITVIVTVDESLAPGTRWTARIALPPSQAVVTLEGGPQHRGGVTPAPAEPGGADPTTGPGPEPGPTGGHSPSGTPAATPSGTPSNGPGSPTPATTGPATTAPSATPTGTTGATPTATESPSAPASPSPSSTSAPPGPATPADAPSGSPSPR
- a CDS encoding GAP family protein codes for the protein MGDAVGSMLASAVGIAISPMPLVAVVLMLATPRGRRNGTAFAAGWVMALSAVVAVVVSAGSGLSAGSAEPSWAWWLKLALGVLFLLLGLRQWRARPREGHVHGPPVWMEAVDRFTPGKAAGLGAALVAANPKNLVLAVGGAVSIATADASGAGKAVAAVLMVLIGSLCTLVPLGVYLFGGDRAARVLGEWKAWMAAHNAAIMMVVLIVLGAKYVGDAVAGLTA